One window from the genome of Musa acuminata AAA Group cultivar baxijiao chromosome BXJ1-4, Cavendish_Baxijiao_AAA, whole genome shotgun sequence encodes:
- the LOC103980211 gene encoding glucose-1-phosphate adenylyltransferase large subunit 1 isoform X3, producing MIAPLMDVSSVGLKANACFGHVKRGVLGSGESGIWGDGSAGASRIRAWESKVAKNVKSGRWVGGFKAGVAFSDLTSDVNQETLINDPYVIQAPMFGKHKPDPKSVASIILGGGPGAQLFPLTSTRATPAVLAATQSPGEAGMNWFQGTADAVRQFTWVFEDNRNKNIDYIMILSGDQLYRMDYMDFVQRHIDTGADITISCVPVSSSRASEYGIVKIDKAGHIIQFSEKPKGADLEAMKDENTFFRLSHQDTIRYPYIASMGVYVFNRNTLLELLRWTYPKANDFGLDILPSAVKAYKAQAYIFEDYWDDIGTIKSFYDANLALTEQPPKFQFYDPRTPIFTSPRFLPPTKIEKCRILDSIISHGCFLHECSIEHSIVGVRSRIDYGAELKDALMLGADLYETEAELASILAEGKVPIGVGQNTKIRNCIIDMNARIGKNVVIANKDGVQEADRPSEGFYIRFGITIIMKNATIKDGTVI from the exons ATGATTGCACCCCTGATGGATGTCAGCAGCGTGGGGCTGAAGGCCAATGCATGCTTCGGCCATGTCAAACGTGGAGTTCTTGGCAGTGGGGAGAGTGGGATTTGGGGGGATGGGTCCGCAGGCGCCTCTAGAATTAGGGCTTGGGAATCAAAGGTGGCGAAGAATGTCAAAAGTGGCCGCTGGGTTGGAGGGTTCAAGGCGGGCGTTGCGTTCTCTGATCTCACTTCGGATGTCAACCAGGAGACTCTGATAAATGATCCATAC GTTATCCAGGCTCCAATGTTTGGAAAACATAAGCCAGACCCCAAGAGTGTTGCATCGATCATTTTGGGTGGAGGACCCGGAGCTCAACTTTTTCCTCTCACAAGTACAAGAGCCACACCTGCA GTTCTAGCGGCCACTCAGTCACCTGGTGAAGCTGGAATGAACTGGTTCCAGGGTACAGCAGATGCTGTGAGACAATTCACTTGGGTATTTGAG GACAACAGGAATAAGAACATTGACTACATAATGATTTTATCTGGTGACCAGCTGTATCGTATGGACTACATGGATTTTGTGCAG AGACATATTGATACTGGTGCAGATATTACCATATCATGTGTGCCTGTCAGCAGCAG CCGGGCATCTGAATATGGAATAGTGAAGATTGACAAGGCAGGTCACATCATCCAATTTTCAGAGAAACCCAAGGGAGCTGATTTGGAAGCTATG AAGGATGAAAACACCTTCTTCAGATTGTCTCATCAAGATACTATAAGATATCCCTATATTGCATCGATGGGGGTTTATGTCTTCAACCGAAATACTCTACTGGAGCTTCTAAG GTGGACATACCCAAAAGCAAATGACTTTGGACTAGACATCCTTCCTTCAGCTGTTAAAGCATATAAGGCTCAG GCATATATTTTTGAAGATTACTGGGACGACATTGGAACAATCAAGTCATTCTATGATGCAAATTTGGCACTGACAGAACAG CCTCCAAAGTTTCAGTTTTACGATCCGAGGACACCCATCTTCACGTCGCCTCGATTTCTACCACcaactaaaatagaaaaatgcaGA ATTCTTGATTCGATTATTTCACACGGATGCTTCTTACATGAGTGTAGCATTGAGCATTCCATAGTGGGAGTGCGCTCACGTATAGACTATGGTGCAGAGCTAAAG GATGCATTGATGCTGGGTGCTGATCTCTACGAAACTGAAGCTGAGCTTGCATCTATTCTGGCAGAAGGTAAGGTTCCTATCGGAGTTGGACAAAACACAAAAATCAG GAATTGCATCATCGACATGAATGCTAGGATAGGAAAGAATGTGGTTATCGCTAACAAAGAT GGTGTCCAAGAAGCTGATAGGCCAAGTGAAGGATTCTACATCAGATTTGGAATCACAATAATTATGAAGAATGCAACCATCAAAGATGGAACTGTCATATAA
- the LOC103980211 gene encoding glucose-1-phosphate adenylyltransferase large subunit 1 isoform X2: protein MIAPLMDVSSVGLKANACFGHVKRGVLGSGESGIWGDGSAGASRIRAWESKVAKNVKSGRWVGGFKAGVAFSDLTSDVNQETLINDPYVIQAPMFGKHKPDPKSVASIILGGGPGAQLFPLTSTRATPAVPVGGCYKLIDIPMSNCINSGINKIFIMTQYNSASLNRHIYRTFNFGNGINFGDGFVEVLAATQSPGEAGMNWFQGTADAVRQFTWVFEDNRNKNIDYIMILSGDQLYRMDYMDFVQRHIDTGADITISCVPVSSSRASEYGIVKIDKAGHIIQFSEKPKGADLEAMKDENTFFRLSHQDTIRYPYIASMGVYVFNRNTLLELLRWTYPKANDFGLDILPSAVKAYKAQAYIFEDYWDDIGTIKSFYDANLALTEQPPKFQFYDPRTPIFTSPRFLPPTKIEKCRILDSIISHGCFLHECSIEHSIVGVRSRIDYGAELKFLVIRAKLLKCVRLPAMRSLGKVRLKLLSLILVPGHEI from the exons ATGATTGCACCCCTGATGGATGTCAGCAGCGTGGGGCTGAAGGCCAATGCATGCTTCGGCCATGTCAAACGTGGAGTTCTTGGCAGTGGGGAGAGTGGGATTTGGGGGGATGGGTCCGCAGGCGCCTCTAGAATTAGGGCTTGGGAATCAAAGGTGGCGAAGAATGTCAAAAGTGGCCGCTGGGTTGGAGGGTTCAAGGCGGGCGTTGCGTTCTCTGATCTCACTTCGGATGTCAACCAGGAGACTCTGATAAATGATCCATAC GTTATCCAGGCTCCAATGTTTGGAAAACATAAGCCAGACCCCAAGAGTGTTGCATCGATCATTTTGGGTGGAGGACCCGGAGCTCAACTTTTTCCTCTCACAAGTACAAGAGCCACACCTGCA GTTCCTGTTGGGGGATGCTATAAGCTTATTGACATTCCAATGAGCAATTGCATTAACAGCGGCATAAACAAGATATTCATCATGACACAATATAATTCAGCTTCCCTAAATCGCCATATTTACCGTACATTTAATTTTGGCAATGGAATCAACTTTGGGGATGGATTTGTCGAG GTTCTAGCGGCCACTCAGTCACCTGGTGAAGCTGGAATGAACTGGTTCCAGGGTACAGCAGATGCTGTGAGACAATTCACTTGGGTATTTGAG GACAACAGGAATAAGAACATTGACTACATAATGATTTTATCTGGTGACCAGCTGTATCGTATGGACTACATGGATTTTGTGCAG AGACATATTGATACTGGTGCAGATATTACCATATCATGTGTGCCTGTCAGCAGCAG CCGGGCATCTGAATATGGAATAGTGAAGATTGACAAGGCAGGTCACATCATCCAATTTTCAGAGAAACCCAAGGGAGCTGATTTGGAAGCTATG AAGGATGAAAACACCTTCTTCAGATTGTCTCATCAAGATACTATAAGATATCCCTATATTGCATCGATGGGGGTTTATGTCTTCAACCGAAATACTCTACTGGAGCTTCTAAG GTGGACATACCCAAAAGCAAATGACTTTGGACTAGACATCCTTCCTTCAGCTGTTAAAGCATATAAGGCTCAG GCATATATTTTTGAAGATTACTGGGACGACATTGGAACAATCAAGTCATTCTATGATGCAAATTTGGCACTGACAGAACAG CCTCCAAAGTTTCAGTTTTACGATCCGAGGACACCCATCTTCACGTCGCCTCGATTTCTACCACcaactaaaatagaaaaatgcaGA ATTCTTGATTCGATTATTTCACACGGATGCTTCTTACATGAGTGTAGCATTGAGCATTCCATAGTGGGAGTGCGCTCACGTATAGACTATGGTGCAGAGCTAAAG TTTTTAGTCATCAGAGCGAAGCTTCTCAAGTGTGTGAGGCTTCCAGCAATGCGGAGTTTAGGGAAGGTTCGGCTGAAGCTACTCTCATTAATTCTAGTACCTGGTCATGAAATATAA
- the LOC103980211 gene encoding glucose-1-phosphate adenylyltransferase large subunit 1 isoform X1, translating to MIAPLMDVSSVGLKANACFGHVKRGVLGSGESGIWGDGSAGASRIRAWESKVAKNVKSGRWVGGFKAGVAFSDLTSDVNQETLINDPYVIQAPMFGKHKPDPKSVASIILGGGPGAQLFPLTSTRATPAVPVGGCYKLIDIPMSNCINSGINKIFIMTQYNSASLNRHIYRTFNFGNGINFGDGFVEVLAATQSPGEAGMNWFQGTADAVRQFTWVFEDNRNKNIDYIMILSGDQLYRMDYMDFVQRHIDTGADITISCVPVSSSRASEYGIVKIDKAGHIIQFSEKPKGADLEAMKDENTFFRLSHQDTIRYPYIASMGVYVFNRNTLLELLRWTYPKANDFGLDILPSAVKAYKAQAYIFEDYWDDIGTIKSFYDANLALTEQPPKFQFYDPRTPIFTSPRFLPPTKIEKCRILDSIISHGCFLHECSIEHSIVGVRSRIDYGAELKDALMLGADLYETEAELASILAEGKVPIGVGQNTKIRNCIIDMNARIGKNVVIANKDGVQEADRPSEGFYIRFGITIIMKNATIKDGTVI from the exons ATGATTGCACCCCTGATGGATGTCAGCAGCGTGGGGCTGAAGGCCAATGCATGCTTCGGCCATGTCAAACGTGGAGTTCTTGGCAGTGGGGAGAGTGGGATTTGGGGGGATGGGTCCGCAGGCGCCTCTAGAATTAGGGCTTGGGAATCAAAGGTGGCGAAGAATGTCAAAAGTGGCCGCTGGGTTGGAGGGTTCAAGGCGGGCGTTGCGTTCTCTGATCTCACTTCGGATGTCAACCAGGAGACTCTGATAAATGATCCATAC GTTATCCAGGCTCCAATGTTTGGAAAACATAAGCCAGACCCCAAGAGTGTTGCATCGATCATTTTGGGTGGAGGACCCGGAGCTCAACTTTTTCCTCTCACAAGTACAAGAGCCACACCTGCA GTTCCTGTTGGGGGATGCTATAAGCTTATTGACATTCCAATGAGCAATTGCATTAACAGCGGCATAAACAAGATATTCATCATGACACAATATAATTCAGCTTCCCTAAATCGCCATATTTACCGTACATTTAATTTTGGCAATGGAATCAACTTTGGGGATGGATTTGTCGAG GTTCTAGCGGCCACTCAGTCACCTGGTGAAGCTGGAATGAACTGGTTCCAGGGTACAGCAGATGCTGTGAGACAATTCACTTGGGTATTTGAG GACAACAGGAATAAGAACATTGACTACATAATGATTTTATCTGGTGACCAGCTGTATCGTATGGACTACATGGATTTTGTGCAG AGACATATTGATACTGGTGCAGATATTACCATATCATGTGTGCCTGTCAGCAGCAG CCGGGCATCTGAATATGGAATAGTGAAGATTGACAAGGCAGGTCACATCATCCAATTTTCAGAGAAACCCAAGGGAGCTGATTTGGAAGCTATG AAGGATGAAAACACCTTCTTCAGATTGTCTCATCAAGATACTATAAGATATCCCTATATTGCATCGATGGGGGTTTATGTCTTCAACCGAAATACTCTACTGGAGCTTCTAAG GTGGACATACCCAAAAGCAAATGACTTTGGACTAGACATCCTTCCTTCAGCTGTTAAAGCATATAAGGCTCAG GCATATATTTTTGAAGATTACTGGGACGACATTGGAACAATCAAGTCATTCTATGATGCAAATTTGGCACTGACAGAACAG CCTCCAAAGTTTCAGTTTTACGATCCGAGGACACCCATCTTCACGTCGCCTCGATTTCTACCACcaactaaaatagaaaaatgcaGA ATTCTTGATTCGATTATTTCACACGGATGCTTCTTACATGAGTGTAGCATTGAGCATTCCATAGTGGGAGTGCGCTCACGTATAGACTATGGTGCAGAGCTAAAG GATGCATTGATGCTGGGTGCTGATCTCTACGAAACTGAAGCTGAGCTTGCATCTATTCTGGCAGAAGGTAAGGTTCCTATCGGAGTTGGACAAAACACAAAAATCAG GAATTGCATCATCGACATGAATGCTAGGATAGGAAAGAATGTGGTTATCGCTAACAAAGAT GGTGTCCAAGAAGCTGATAGGCCAAGTGAAGGATTCTACATCAGATTTGGAATCACAATAATTATGAAGAATGCAACCATCAAAGATGGAACTGTCATATAA